In Xiphophorus maculatus strain JP 163 A chromosome 2, X_maculatus-5.0-male, whole genome shotgun sequence, one genomic interval encodes:
- the LOC102223265 gene encoding poly [ADP-ribose] polymerase 6-like isoform X3: MWKWLKPGGLIHQSQSSSGCTSSRLSIWTDPPSNIDDFSIGRQLQNILRVFISQEWKHLTNDSPVVQRKSRHNWYRPSGTIKKFSARFSVWLPPSKPNEMQEPTGKERNAMKHNHFTSLTTSYDIKNSTGELFTYTAGGKRVMVSAVKSSAHLSTKQLVELLFTSQAIKHCKSTPTLQHGFLVQIMRYAEQRIPTLNEYCVVCDERHVFQNGPMLKTAVCTRELCVFSYHTLGVMSGATEEVATGAEVIDLLVAMCRAALQSSRKSIIFEPYPSVVDPCNPKTLAFSPKRKSYERLQKALDGVLLIRRMAQGPYSEIKKQMDKIDPLSHPLLQWILASNRSHIVKLPLNKHLRFMRTPHQFLLVSAPPSKEVRFQTARKLYGSTFAFHGSHIENWHSILRKGLINASYTKLQLHGAAYGKGIYLSPISNISFEYSHMGKSQHQIPTREELKKKYNRINKIKQEEPGQPRFLQSSNLSCIALCEVITSKALQKHGNIWVCPVSDHVCTRFLFVYENGQVGDVHINTQDAQIQREISQATGSKPS, encoded by the exons AT GTGGAAGTGGCTAAAGCCTGGAGGATTAATCCATCAGAGCCAATCATCATCCGGCTGCACTTCTTCCCGTCTCAGTATCTGGACGGACCCG CCATCCAATATTGATGATTTCAGTATAGGAAGACAACTGCAAAA TATTCTTAGAGTCTTCATATCTCAGGAGTGGAAACATCTGACCAACGACAGCCCTGTTGTCCAGAGAAAGAGCAGACACAACTGGTACCGACCCAGCGGCACCATCAAGAAGTTCAGCGCTCGGTTCAGCGTTTGGTTACCACCTTCAAA GCCAAATGAGATGCAGGAACCGACAGGCAAAGAAAGGAATGCAATGAAACATAATCACTTCACCAGTCTAACAACTTCTTATGACATAAAGAACTCAACGGGAGAACTGTTCACTTACACAGCTGGAGGAAAG AGAGTGATGGTCTCAGCTGTCAAATCTTCAGCACATCTGAGCACcaaacagctggtggagctgctgTTCACCTCCCAGGCCATCAAACACTGTAAAAGCACGCCGACCCTCCAGCACGGCTTCTTAGTACAG ATAATGAGGTACGCTGAGCAGAGAATCCCAACGCTGAATGAATACTGCGTTGTTTGTGACGAGCGGCATGTTTTCCAAAATGGGCCGATGCTTAAG ACTGCAGTTTGCACCAGGGAGCTTTGCGTATTTTCCTATCATACGCTGGGAGTCATGTCTGGAGCTACAGAAGAGGTCGCGACAGGTGCAGAG GTGATCGACCTGCTGGTGGCCATGTGCAGAGCTGCCCTTCAGTCGTCTCGAAAAAGCATTATATTTGAACCGTACCCCTCCGTTGTTGATCCGTGCAACCCCAAAACTCTGGCCTTTAGCCCCAAG AGGAAGAGTTATGAAAGGCTGCAGAAAGCTCTGGATGGTGTGTTGCTAATCAGGAGGATGGCTCAG GGTCCATATTCTGAGATAAAGAAGCAAATGGACAAGATAGACCCCCTCTCTCATCCTTTACTACAATG GATTTTAGCAAGCAACAGATCACACATCGTCAAGCTTCCACTCAACAAG CATCTGAGGTTTATGCGCACACCCCATCAGTTCCTGCTGGTCAGCGCTCCTCCGTCCAAGGAGGTTCGCTTTCAAACTGCCAGGAAATTATACGGCAGCACTTTTGCTTTCCA CGGTTCTCACATTGAAAACTGGCACTCCATCTTGAGAAAAGGCTTAATCAATGCGTCGTACACAAAATTACAG ctTCATGGAGCTGCTTATGGTAAAGGCATCTATCTGAGTCCCATTTCAAACATATCTTTTGAATATTCGC ACATGGGAAAAAGTCAACACCAAATACCAACCAGAGAGGAACTCAAAAAGAAATACAACCggataaataaaatcaaacag gagGAACCAGGACAACCAAGGTTTCTGCAAAGCAGTAATCTGAGCTGCATAGCACTTTGTGAAG TGATAACCTCAAAGGCTCTTCAGAAGCACGGAAATATTTGGGTTTGTCCGGTGTCCGATCATGTGTGTACACGCTTCCTCTTTGT GTATGAAAACGGTCAGGTGGGAGACGTACACATCAACACGCAAGATGCACAAATCCAGAGGGAAATTTCACAAGCAACTGGTTCAAAGCCAAGCTGA
- the LOC102223265 gene encoding poly [ADP-ribose] polymerase 6-like isoform X1, translating into MDAWDQWAESCSDEEGSDSEDFLCGIQESCATDLYHQLNADMAAVRSLYSDAAVSVREYPSIGGMDVELNINPNIVDVEVAKAWRINPSEPIIIRLHFFPSQYLDGPAPSVDVFQPSNIDDFSIGRQLQNILRVFISQEWKHLTNDSPVVQRKSRHNWYRPSGTIKKFSARFSVWLPPSKPNEMQEPTGKERNAMKHNHFTSLTTSYDIKNSTGELFTYTAGGKRVMVSAVKSSAHLSTKQLVELLFTSQAIKHCKSTPTLQHGFLVQIMRYAEQRIPTLNEYCVVCDERHVFQNGPMLKTAVCTRELCVFSYHTLGVMSGATEEVATGAEVIDLLVAMCRAALQSSRKSIIFEPYPSVVDPCNPKTLAFSPKRKSYERLQKALDGVLLIRRMAQGPYSEIKKQMDKIDPLSHPLLQWILASNRSHIVKLPLNKHLRFMRTPHQFLLVSAPPSKEVRFQTARKLYGSTFAFHGSHIENWHSILRKGLINASYTKLQLHGAAYGKGIYLSPISNISFEYSHMGKSQHQIPTREELKKKYNRINKIKQEEPGQPRFLQSSNLSCIALCEVITSKALQKHGNIWVCPVSDHVCTRFLFVYENGQVGDVHINTQDAQIQREISQATGSKPS; encoded by the exons ATG GATGCGTGGGATCAGTGGGCTGAGAGCTGCAGCGATGAAGAAGGCAGCGACTCAGAGGACTTCCTGTGTGGAATCCAG GAGAGCTGTGCCACTGACCTTTATCACCAGCTGAATGCAGACATGGCAGCCGTCCGGTCTTTGTACTCAGATGCTGCCGTCTCTGTCAG GGAATACCCATCAATTGGTGGCATGGATGTGGAGCTGAACATTAACCCCAACATTGTGGAT GTGGAAGTGGCTAAAGCCTGGAGGATTAATCCATCAGAGCCAATCATCATCCGGCTGCACTTCTTCCCGTCTCAGTATCTGGACGGACCCG CTCCCTCTGTGGATGTTTTCCAGCCATCCAATATTGATGATTTCAGTATAGGAAGACAACTGCAAAA TATTCTTAGAGTCTTCATATCTCAGGAGTGGAAACATCTGACCAACGACAGCCCTGTTGTCCAGAGAAAGAGCAGACACAACTGGTACCGACCCAGCGGCACCATCAAGAAGTTCAGCGCTCGGTTCAGCGTTTGGTTACCACCTTCAAA GCCAAATGAGATGCAGGAACCGACAGGCAAAGAAAGGAATGCAATGAAACATAATCACTTCACCAGTCTAACAACTTCTTATGACATAAAGAACTCAACGGGAGAACTGTTCACTTACACAGCTGGAGGAAAG AGAGTGATGGTCTCAGCTGTCAAATCTTCAGCACATCTGAGCACcaaacagctggtggagctgctgTTCACCTCCCAGGCCATCAAACACTGTAAAAGCACGCCGACCCTCCAGCACGGCTTCTTAGTACAG ATAATGAGGTACGCTGAGCAGAGAATCCCAACGCTGAATGAATACTGCGTTGTTTGTGACGAGCGGCATGTTTTCCAAAATGGGCCGATGCTTAAG ACTGCAGTTTGCACCAGGGAGCTTTGCGTATTTTCCTATCATACGCTGGGAGTCATGTCTGGAGCTACAGAAGAGGTCGCGACAGGTGCAGAG GTGATCGACCTGCTGGTGGCCATGTGCAGAGCTGCCCTTCAGTCGTCTCGAAAAAGCATTATATTTGAACCGTACCCCTCCGTTGTTGATCCGTGCAACCCCAAAACTCTGGCCTTTAGCCCCAAG AGGAAGAGTTATGAAAGGCTGCAGAAAGCTCTGGATGGTGTGTTGCTAATCAGGAGGATGGCTCAG GGTCCATATTCTGAGATAAAGAAGCAAATGGACAAGATAGACCCCCTCTCTCATCCTTTACTACAATG GATTTTAGCAAGCAACAGATCACACATCGTCAAGCTTCCACTCAACAAG CATCTGAGGTTTATGCGCACACCCCATCAGTTCCTGCTGGTCAGCGCTCCTCCGTCCAAGGAGGTTCGCTTTCAAACTGCCAGGAAATTATACGGCAGCACTTTTGCTTTCCA CGGTTCTCACATTGAAAACTGGCACTCCATCTTGAGAAAAGGCTTAATCAATGCGTCGTACACAAAATTACAG ctTCATGGAGCTGCTTATGGTAAAGGCATCTATCTGAGTCCCATTTCAAACATATCTTTTGAATATTCGC ACATGGGAAAAAGTCAACACCAAATACCAACCAGAGAGGAACTCAAAAAGAAATACAACCggataaataaaatcaaacag gagGAACCAGGACAACCAAGGTTTCTGCAAAGCAGTAATCTGAGCTGCATAGCACTTTGTGAAG TGATAACCTCAAAGGCTCTTCAGAAGCACGGAAATATTTGGGTTTGTCCGGTGTCCGATCATGTGTGTACACGCTTCCTCTTTGT GTATGAAAACGGTCAGGTGGGAGACGTACACATCAACACGCAAGATGCACAAATCCAGAGGGAAATTTCACAAGCAACTGGTTCAAAGCCAAGCTGA
- the LOC102223007 gene encoding ribonuclease P protein subunit p25-like codes for MEDQSSSLSSGVQLASCPPHPEQGTRRRIGRSEERAPLPIPGLAADVLHMRVKEGSKIRNLLRFATARMQGEGQDSSAAAVRQVVFTGLGRGITKTITCVEILKRKVAGLHQVSKLCYMTVNEVWESAPQEAATTTVERTVPAICILLSKDPLDPQELGYQPPQTFSGPTEEEERRGDLRRTAGRPNLLHTAKRLSLDDWTRCPPKTYKV; via the coding sequence ATGGAAGATCAGTCTTCTTCACTGTCTTCTGGTGTCCAGCTTGCGTCTTGTCCTCCACACCCGGAGCAGGGCACCCGGCGGAGAATCGGCCGCTCTGAGGAGAGAGCCCCTTTACCCATTCCTGGCCTTGCTGCAGACGTCCTGCACATGCGAGTGAAAGAAGGAAGCAAAATTCGCAATTTACTGCGGTTTGCAACCGCCCGCATGCAGGGGGAAGGACAGGACAGCAGTGCAGCGGCAGTGAGACAGGTGGTCTTCACAGGCCTGGGCAGGGGCATCACCAAGACCATCACCTGCGTGGAAATCCTGAAACGCAAAGTGGCAGGGCTGCATCAGGTGTCCAAACTTTGCTACATGACAGTTAATGAGGTATGGGAGAGCGCACCGCAGGAAGCAGCGACCACAACCGTGGAGAGGACGGTGCCGGCCATCTGCATCCTGCTCTCCAAAGACCCGCTGGATCCCCAGGAGCTGGGCTACCAGCCTCCACAAACCTTCAGCGGTCccacagaggaagaggagagacgAGGGGATCTGCGAAGAACAGCTGGCAGGCCGAATTTACTGCACACTGCCAAGAGGCTCAGTCTGGATGATTGGACCAGATGTCCTCCTAAAACCTACAAAGTTTAG
- the LOC102219286 gene encoding cytochrome c oxidase subunit 5A, mitochondrial → MFRTAVRLSVSGARSLTRTQPRCQAPLASRCYSHGKQETDEEFDARWITYFNKPDIDAWELRKGMNTLIGYDLVPEPKILEAALRACRRLNDLASAIRILEAVKDKAGPHKDIYPYVIQELKPTLSELGISTPEELGLDKI, encoded by the exons ATGTTCAGAACTGCCGTCCGACTGTCGGTCTCCGGTGCTCGGAGTTTAACTCGAACACAACCGAGGTGCCAAG CTCCTCTGGCATCAAGGTGTTACTCCCACGGGAAACAGGAGACGGATGAAGAGTTTGATGCCCGCTGGATTACATATTTCAACAAGCCTGACATCGATGCATGGGAGTTGAGAAAAG GGATGAACACGTTGATCGGGTACGACCTGGTACCAGAACCAAAGATTCTTGAGGCGGCGCTGAGAGCCTGCCGCAGGCTAAACGACCTGGCCAGCGCCATCCGCATCCTGGAGGCGGTGAAG GACAAAGCCGGGCCTCATAAAGACATCTACCCGTACGTGATCCAGGAGCTCAAGCCCACATTAAGCGAACTCGGCATTTCCACACCTGAAGAGCTTGGACTTGATAAAAT ATGA
- the LOC102223265 gene encoding poly [ADP-ribose] polymerase 6-like isoform X2 codes for MDAWDQWAESCSDEEGSDSEDFLCGIQESCATDLYHQLNADMAAVRSLYSDAAVSVREYPSIGGMDVELNINPNIVDVEVAKAWRINPSEPIIIRLHFFPSQYLDGPAPSVDVFQPSNIDDFSIGRQLQNILRVFISQEWKHLTNDSPVVQRKSRHNWYRPSGTIKKFSARFSVWLPPSKPNEMQEPTGKERNAMKHNHFTSLTTSYDIKNSTGELFTYTAGGKIMRYAEQRIPTLNEYCVVCDERHVFQNGPMLKTAVCTRELCVFSYHTLGVMSGATEEVATGAEVIDLLVAMCRAALQSSRKSIIFEPYPSVVDPCNPKTLAFSPKRKSYERLQKALDGVLLIRRMAQGPYSEIKKQMDKIDPLSHPLLQWILASNRSHIVKLPLNKHLRFMRTPHQFLLVSAPPSKEVRFQTARKLYGSTFAFHGSHIENWHSILRKGLINASYTKLQLHGAAYGKGIYLSPISNISFEYSHMGKSQHQIPTREELKKKYNRINKIKQEEPGQPRFLQSSNLSCIALCEVITSKALQKHGNIWVCPVSDHVCTRFLFVYENGQVGDVHINTQDAQIQREISQATGSKPS; via the exons ATG GATGCGTGGGATCAGTGGGCTGAGAGCTGCAGCGATGAAGAAGGCAGCGACTCAGAGGACTTCCTGTGTGGAATCCAG GAGAGCTGTGCCACTGACCTTTATCACCAGCTGAATGCAGACATGGCAGCCGTCCGGTCTTTGTACTCAGATGCTGCCGTCTCTGTCAG GGAATACCCATCAATTGGTGGCATGGATGTGGAGCTGAACATTAACCCCAACATTGTGGAT GTGGAAGTGGCTAAAGCCTGGAGGATTAATCCATCAGAGCCAATCATCATCCGGCTGCACTTCTTCCCGTCTCAGTATCTGGACGGACCCG CTCCCTCTGTGGATGTTTTCCAGCCATCCAATATTGATGATTTCAGTATAGGAAGACAACTGCAAAA TATTCTTAGAGTCTTCATATCTCAGGAGTGGAAACATCTGACCAACGACAGCCCTGTTGTCCAGAGAAAGAGCAGACACAACTGGTACCGACCCAGCGGCACCATCAAGAAGTTCAGCGCTCGGTTCAGCGTTTGGTTACCACCTTCAAA GCCAAATGAGATGCAGGAACCGACAGGCAAAGAAAGGAATGCAATGAAACATAATCACTTCACCAGTCTAACAACTTCTTATGACATAAAGAACTCAACGGGAGAACTGTTCACTTACACAGCTGGAGGAAAG ATAATGAGGTACGCTGAGCAGAGAATCCCAACGCTGAATGAATACTGCGTTGTTTGTGACGAGCGGCATGTTTTCCAAAATGGGCCGATGCTTAAG ACTGCAGTTTGCACCAGGGAGCTTTGCGTATTTTCCTATCATACGCTGGGAGTCATGTCTGGAGCTACAGAAGAGGTCGCGACAGGTGCAGAG GTGATCGACCTGCTGGTGGCCATGTGCAGAGCTGCCCTTCAGTCGTCTCGAAAAAGCATTATATTTGAACCGTACCCCTCCGTTGTTGATCCGTGCAACCCCAAAACTCTGGCCTTTAGCCCCAAG AGGAAGAGTTATGAAAGGCTGCAGAAAGCTCTGGATGGTGTGTTGCTAATCAGGAGGATGGCTCAG GGTCCATATTCTGAGATAAAGAAGCAAATGGACAAGATAGACCCCCTCTCTCATCCTTTACTACAATG GATTTTAGCAAGCAACAGATCACACATCGTCAAGCTTCCACTCAACAAG CATCTGAGGTTTATGCGCACACCCCATCAGTTCCTGCTGGTCAGCGCTCCTCCGTCCAAGGAGGTTCGCTTTCAAACTGCCAGGAAATTATACGGCAGCACTTTTGCTTTCCA CGGTTCTCACATTGAAAACTGGCACTCCATCTTGAGAAAAGGCTTAATCAATGCGTCGTACACAAAATTACAG ctTCATGGAGCTGCTTATGGTAAAGGCATCTATCTGAGTCCCATTTCAAACATATCTTTTGAATATTCGC ACATGGGAAAAAGTCAACACCAAATACCAACCAGAGAGGAACTCAAAAAGAAATACAACCggataaataaaatcaaacag gagGAACCAGGACAACCAAGGTTTCTGCAAAGCAGTAATCTGAGCTGCATAGCACTTTGTGAAG TGATAACCTCAAAGGCTCTTCAGAAGCACGGAAATATTTGGGTTTGTCCGGTGTCCGATCATGTGTGTACACGCTTCCTCTTTGT GTATGAAAACGGTCAGGTGGGAGACGTACACATCAACACGCAAGATGCACAAATCCAGAGGGAAATTTCACAAGCAACTGGTTCAAAGCCAAGCTGA